The stretch of DNA ACTCTTATTCtcaataaaatcatatattttactataaatatcacccttatattaaaaaaaaggaaagaattgATCCTGTAAAATCAATTCCGAATTAGTTTATGATGACAAAAATTTGAATTACTTTTCAATTCACCCCTATATAAGATAACATGAACAACAATTCATTTATTTATGATACCATATATTTCCATCGATCTATTTTTCATCCCTATATTTAGTTCATGATTGTACAAATCTGAATCAATCCGTTATTTATATctgtataaaataatgtacacaaATTTCATTAATGTATGACAAAACAAGTTTAAACTAGTCCATTACTCTCCTCTACATACATAAGGTAATGTaacccaaaaaaacaaaaaaaaacaaaattaattcagTAACTTATGACAACACAACTTGAATCGGTCCACTACCCACCCCTATAGGATAATGTAAGAAAAATGGACAAAGAATTGGGCAAATTAAATTGTGATATGAAAGTCACGAGACGTGTATGTTTGCAAATAGGTTGCAGCTTGCTTGCTTTTCCATGGCCACGTGATCTTATCATTGACACGCAATTCCTCCATGGATATGCATGGAGAATATTAACCATTTGATAGTGATAATACTTATttattgttggattttttttaacttaaaatggTATTTAAGttgctattttgtggtacaaatatatagGGAGTCCATTTTTTAATTGGATCAGTTATAGTGGATTCGAATGCTTTGCAGtgagacgaaaagattgatattttatacgctcaaaacggataatgagtgaacgagaaattgattatcaaagtagACCCCTTTGAGCTGGAAAATGAAGACGAAAAAACTTTGTAAAAGCACTTGTCTAGTTGTCTCACACTTATTTGGGAAGTGATTTACACACTgtatatacaagagtcttttaagacatgtttaattgtatttgtatagcatagagactCTTTCTGCGTGCGGGGCTGGGCTACTAATTTTAAGACCTTCTCCATCACTCTCAATTCTTTTCTTcgaaattattttttgatatatCAACTTATTGACCACTTACATTTATCTCCTTTGTTGAGGTTtcaaatatatgattttaaagAAATACTTTTACTCCTTCTTACTTATTATTCTTATCTTCATGTAATGGGATAAAAGTAAGGATAAAGTCTAAAAAGGGAGGTATGCACGTCATTCCACTATAGTGAAATCTTTGAAATTGAAGACATAGCTAGCGCTAATGTCTAATATATTTGGAGCAGGTAGTGAATTTATTTTCCACGGTTATCATAAATGTATATTTATCCACCCACAACAAATGATGATGGTGAAACCTTTGATGGTGATGTTAAgcatttacctttttttttttttacaagagaAACACAAATTAACTATTCGAGCATTTGTAAACCCTGCATAGCTTATAAATCACACTAGGAAGATATTATGTAACAAGCTTGATGGAGAATATGTTGGTAAGAAAATCCCGCTCCTATGTAAAAATTTACAAACTATTAATGAGAAGTAAATCGCACTATAAAAACCCTATGTAACAAGGTTGATTGAGAAAATATGAGTGAAATCAAACTCGTAATCTTCTAGTATGAGAATTATCATCTATATGACACTCTTTTGAGTAGTATTTGGTATGGAGTATATTATTAGAGCATCATTAAGTTTTTTAGTAGTTTTTGCAGATGTGATTAGGAAAGTGAAAGATgtgaaagaagagaaaaaggggaaaaaactaagtcttacaaaaaaaaaaaaaaaaaaaagaagcttttACGTGACCGTTGGGTGCACAAGCTGAACAAACAGACGTGCCCATTTCTCCACACGCGCCTCACATGCTCACTCAAAAACCTCTCATCCTACAAAGACCCAAAAATTTCTCTTTCCTGCACATAAGTcttcttttataaaaaaaaataatactaaaaactTCTGTTCTGAGATCATTGAAAGTTTACTGCTTAAATTTACACTATGAATATATGTTTGACAACTCTGCATCCATGGCtttttttataattgaaataattcatcaagggaaaattaaatataaaaagaagaaatgaaaaacatggtccaataaaataaaaaataaattaaaaaagaccTATTCAAATGTTTAGTATGTTTAGTCCAAAGAGAAGGTTTTTTCTGGCATGTCCATTCTATAAATATGCAGCTTCTACACAATAACTTCTCGTCCCAAAGGCCCCATCACACATTCTCCCCCTCTTGTAGTGAGGCAAGGAGATAACCAAACTCCATAGTCCATACATTTGTTTCTCTAATCTTccattttgaaacaaaatacaCAGAGAAATCTGTTCACAAAGTTTGTGTCTTTTTTATCTGATCTTGATTCTTGGTCCATATTTTTGAGCAAATATGGCAAGTGAGAAGTTTAAGATTAGCATAAAGGAGTCAACAATGGTGAAGCCAGCAAAACCCACACCAGCCAAGAGGCTGTGGAACTCAAACTTGGATTTGATTGTGGGGAGGATCCATTTGTTGACTGTGTACTTTTACAGGCCAAATGGGTCCCCAAATTTCTTTGATTCCAAGGTTATGAAGGAGGCTCTGAGCAATGTTTTGGTCTCATTTTACCCCATGGCTGGGAGGCTGGCTAGGGATGGGGAAGGGAGGATTGAGATTGACTGTAATGAAGAAGGGGTTTTGTTTGTTGAGGCTGAGAGTGATGCTTGTGTTGATGATTTTGGGGACTTTACTCCTAGCTTGGAGCTCAGGAAGTTCATCCCCACTGTTGATACTTCTGGGGATATCTCCTCTTTCCCACTCATCATTTTCCAGGTACTAACACATATCTGagtacccttttttttttttatcatttagtCTTTTTGCAAGTTCATATTGTTATAGTGCTAAGAAATTCTTGAAATCTAGATAGAACCCACAGGAAATATGGTTATAGTCTTACAGATTTgttaaaaacaagaaaattttctttataGATGTGTTTTTTTTGCTTGAAATCTAGCTCCTTATGAATCTAGTACTATGATTTATCAAGCTTTGATTGGGTGAAGCAGTCAAGATTATACCTTATGTTAAAACCACAAAGTCTCTATTAAAGTGTATTTAGATTCATTAATAACCAAGCTCTAGTGTTACTTAGAGCTGTGGCTATTGGCCTTCTAGATCTAGTCGTCTTAAAGGGAGAGTCCATTGATATTTCTCTCAGtttcttgcccacaaaaggTGAAATTCGATTGCCCCACACCCCGGTCAAACAGGATAGGGGTAAATCACGGTGACATGCCTAGATTCTTGTGATGGATGCTAGGAAGAACTTGAGACTTAGAGACTATGACCATTATTTATTAGATTTTGGTATTCTAGTTTGGCCATCATAGGAATAAGAATAGTACCATTAAGTCATTCATACTAAACCCCCACCTATGACAAAACCTTATTCGATGATTCTTGAATGAGTTTATTTGACAGTCCATAACATGTTGGATATAAGCTCAACTTTGGATCAAGGATCCAACATAGTGAACTTTGAATAATTGATTCAGTTCAACTTGATGCCGATATTTGAGTCTTTGTCCAGATCTGTAGTTGTTGTGGCTctaatctaataataatattctgcACCTAAAACTTTTAAAGTAGTGGTATCGTCACTATCGTGGCTGTTGCAAATTTGCAATGGTGTAGTTATGAAAACTAagttagtagttttcaaatggAACACGTAGTTGTTTGACCAGAAAACCTAGAAACCAACATATAATTGAGGGGAAATTCTACACGTTGTACCAAGAATGGAAATTCGGGTAAAACGAGTTAGGCAAACAAGATACGGTATTGGTTTTTGGCTTCGGGTTGAACTAGGAGTTTAGACACCCCGCTTTTCGGTGTTGTAAGGTATTTTCCATTTGGGTTGGTGGAAGTAGATGATCTAAAGTGAacaatgaagaaaagaaaaagaaaaagaaagggaaagagtattttgttttctttagtaTGCCATGGttggtcattaaatgaggaaGGTTCAGGGAAGGCAATAATATTGACTGTTGTATGGAAAGATATTACGCGTAttagttttcaaagcacgaggtTTCGTATCAAAGAAGTTGGCATGAATAATACTTAATGCTACTTGGTTAGAACATTATTGCAAACATATTAATGAATTGTCACAACAGATGTAAAATAGTTTATTGCCATTGACGAAATCCCTGTGAAGATTTCTTTCTTCTGTCTCTCTCGTAGTTTGGGTTTTCCAATTAGTTAATCCATTCTTCAAAAGAAAGTCTCGAGGACCCCAACTAACCTCAATTGTATTTGCTCTTAATTCACAAGCGTTGACTTTGAAATTGCCCTGTAGGCTGTAGCATAATGGGGAAATTGGAAATATGAATGTGTGAAACAAGAATatggagaaaatgaaatttaaactaAGAAATAAACGAAGAATTTTGTGTGTGAACTTTCGCCTttgttgactttgatggttgttGCTCCCCTCTTACCTCCAAAAAGATGATAAACTTTAAGAGGAAACGGGGACGAAATTTTCAGAAACAAGGACAACAGTACGTCAAAATCATGTTGACGTGTTAGGGAAGATTTTAACTTTAACCTTACACATACTGTCTTTATAAATTTGCCCAACCACTACTCTTTATGCACGATCTACCTCTATTTAATGTTCTTAACACTTGTCTAAATGCTTCTGGTAGTAATAAGCTATATGATGGCATCGTTTTCAAAATTTAGTGTCGggtgttttctttttcaattgcAAACGGTTGTCATCCTTTTGCGTTGGTTATGACTTAGTTAATCGTGAATTCTTGGTTGCTCTCTAGTATGATATATGTCTTGAAAAGCATCGCCTTGAAGTGGAGCTTTACGGGTTATTTAATCCTGTTTTGTATGACAAGATACATTTTAGTTGCATAACAAACTAAAACGAGAACACCAGACAGTTTGATATTGAGTTCTAAAAGTTCGTGTTTACAAAGATGGGAACGTAGATATAGCAGCGTTGTTAGATGATTTAAGGTTTTTGCTTTATGTTGTTTTCTGTTTCccggtttttgtttttaattcaaCACACATTGATTTTTCTTGGGAAATTTTGTGCTAGGTAACCCGTTTCAAGTGTGGTGGAGTGTGTCTTGGAACCGGGGTGTTCCATACACTTTCTGATGGTGTCTCGTCCCTTCATTTCATCAATACATGGTCAGACATGGCTCGAGGCCTCTCGGTTGCTATCCCGCCATTCATAGACCGTACTCTTCTCCGTGCTAGGGACCCTCCGACCCCAGCGTTCGAGCACAGCGAGTACGACCAACCTCCCAAGCTAAAATCGGTGCCAGAATCGAAACGAGGTAGCAGTGCCAGTACAACCATGCTCAAAATCACGCCCGAACAGCTCGCACTCCTCAAAACGAAGTCCAAGCACGAGGGGAGCACGTACGAGATCCTGGCAGCACACATATGGCGCTGCGCCTGCAAGGCCCGGGGGCTCACTGATGATCAATCCACCAAACTATACGTTGCCACTGATGGTCGGTCCAGGCTGTGCCCGCCCCTCCCGCCAGGCTACTTGGGCAACGTGGTGTTCACCGCCACGCCAATGGCGGAGTCAGGGGAGCTCCAATCCGAGCCACTGACGAACTCCGCCAAGAGAATCCACTCGGCCCTCTCGAGAATGGACGACGAGTACCTAAGATCAGCCCTCGACTTCCTGGAATGCCAACCAGATCTCTCGAAACTCATCCGAGGCTCAAACTACTTTGCTAGCCCCAACCTTAACATCAACAGCTGGACTAGGTTGCCCGTGCACGAATCCGATTTCGGGTGGGGAAGGCCTATCCACATGGGACCTGCCTGCATTCTGTATGAAGGCACAGTCTACATTCTCCCCAGCCCAAACAAGGATAGGACACTATCCTTGGCTGTCTGCTTGGATGCTGAACACATGCCACTCTTCAAGGAGTTCTTGTATGATTTCTGAAAGGAGCCATGAAAACTTGAGGCAATGGTTTTTACTAGTGTGACTGAACCAATTCTGGGTTTGACTGCAATTCTGGAATGAGGCTTGGTGTAATATTTTCCCCTTCCCTAAAAATTGTAGCTTTCCAAATCTCAATCCACCCTTTTGCAATAATACGTGTTCTTCCTAGTTGCTTTTTGAAAAGATCTATTTTCCATCTTTTGAATGAAGAGAAAAACTTGCAAATAGACGTGTAGTTGGTAAACTTTACCCAAAGACCCTAACCAGTAAAGGATCACAAAGAACTAATTTAGGTTGTTCATAATAGActggttcaaatcaagaaagtcaatagacgGCTTTCACTCGGTAAATTCTGATGATACAGTTAGTAATCTTAGCTAGTAAAAGACCAAATAGACGTGTAGTTGGTAAACTTTGTCCAAAGACCTTAACCAGTAAAGAATCACAAAGAACTAGTTTAGGTTGTTCATAGTAGActggttcaaatcaagaaaatcaatagaCGACTTTCACTCGATAAATTCTGATGATACAATTAGTAATCTTAATTGGTAAAagatcataaaaataataaatcagtttaaattatttactccgtataatttatcGGTTCAAATCGAGAAATCTTGGATTCGATtgtattccattttttttttttttcaatgtaaGTGGGATTGCTGGAATAGGCAGATTGGGAGGGTAGTTGGGGATAAGGCACGTGAATCCGACCAAACCACATATGACATCCTTGATAACATGCCAAAATAATTGTATTTCCCAATTCTTGGATGTGTTGTCGGTTGTGTGTGGCTATGCTCTTTGGTCATTGTGTTCTAGAAGCACTCTCCTCGTCCATCCATTCCCTTGAAAAATAATTGCACACCAATTTTGAAGATTCCTACCCACCATGTTGTTTATTTGCAGGTTTGGTAGAGGGATCCGTGGAAATATATGGAGCATATGTTGTTTGGACGACCTAGTTTTTTGGATCAAACACGGAGGAGGGTCCATATGGAACCAACTAAGTGGTATCTCTAACTCTACGGACTCGCGTAACGTGCACAAAATCATAAGCATAAATCTCCTTACACTCCGGTAGGCAGGATGTAAACACCTTTCAACCGCCGTCTGAGTGGTGCCTAACATGACAAGGGCGTCCGCGCTTCTGTTTTGTTCTCGGAGGATAGCTCGAAGGGAGATCTTCCGGTCTTTGTAAAACCGGATAGCATCATGAACAACCTCACGCGCTGCACCTCGGAGTTCAACTTTCTCATGAATTCATCGGATAACTTTCATAGCGTCAAACTAGATTTTGAGATCCCGAATGTCTCTTTTCCACGCCCACTCCATGGCCTTGACAATAGCTCTTACTTTTGTCATAGTTGAGTCAGTATATTTGGACGAGCTAATTAACTTCTCCAAAagcttaattattattagagttaattaccgatttggtccctcgactattgggatttcaccactttggtcctcgacaatttttcctgctcaattaagtcctcgactttgaaaaaattaaccaatttggtcctccgtttattttggtgttaaacagccgttaaatcaggaccaaattggtaatttcgctatagtcaagatttcggtaattaattttgactgaaatggtcccttgactatagtgaaaatgaccaatttggtcccgatttttaacggatatcaaatggtaaaataaacggaggaccaaattggttaattttttcaaagtcgatgacttaattgggcaagaaaaattgtcgaggaccaaagtggtgaaatcccaataatcgagggaccaaataggtaattaactcttattattattattactactattactattactatgtCAATATCTCACTTGTCGGGCCAAGTCTAATAAATTATCATGAAAAGCTCATCTAAGATAGCGAAGTTGTACCAAATAGATACACAATTAAAGCCATTAGGTTAACGACAAGATGACAAAAGCAACGCATGGCCCAAAAGATAGTCTAAACCCCAAGACAATGACATGAATCAAAATATTTAAGGGTAATTTTAAATGgtgaaattgattttttttttaagaacaaaTGGTGAAATTGATATAACACATGAAAACTGAATTCACAAGTTGAAGTGACATTAATAGCTAGTATAGTTAGATTAATCTATCGTTTCAATCATACGATCTTACTAAGCCTTTGTTTTTAGAATTTGAAGTATGGTACATTTCGAAACGAATAAATGTAATGAAACAAATAATCATATATAAGTTGTGAGATTAGTGTAATTAAATTAGTCTAGTTTCACCGCAATGGCTCCACTAAATCTATCACTACAACCGCTTCACTCTCAATGTTCTCATAAATGCGCTCAACCTCAACTAAAACATTTATTCGTATTTCATAACATGATTGGAGTAAACAATAATATTCAGATTAATGCATAACAAAACTAGTTTTTGTTGCCCAAAAGAAGTGTCTAAGTGGATAGATCAATCCTAATTTTCGTACCTAAATTTAGTTGAACCCGTCGTGTAATTTGTGAACTATTACGCATGAATATGCTTTCTACTCACTCAAAATTAGCTTTAGATTACCAACACACTAGCTAATACATTACATTATTCTAAGGAAGTAAAAAAATTATCCTTAAATCAACCTAAATTCATACATGCAGAGGACGCCACCCATCATCAATATCATGTCCTTGACGAACCACAATAGCATAAACAGCATAGATTATTCAAGGGATATAACCTAATAAGGTTAGTAACAAGCATATCAAGAATTCACACTGCAAAATTACAGAAAAACAGTAAAACAAGATTAGTGACAATTAATAATTCTACCATCACATGTATGTTGTATATTCAATAAGAATGACAATAATACCTCTCTAATCTCGTGGGATTCGTGATTCCTACATTCTCACTTTAAATGGGATGAGAGTTGTTTTTATTCCCCCATCAAAGAATGAAATAGGGATGAGAACGAGAACCAGAATAGCCGTCCCCGCCTCATCCCATCCTAGGTACATGAATTTTAAATCGAATCTAGTTTACATATAATGGATAGGAATAACGATTTCTCTCTAATTCTGCAGGAATCTCCAATCTGCCCTTCAACAATGACGGGGAATTGTATACCATTTCCCAACGGGTAATGGGAAATGGGATGGGGATAGGAAAAGGAACATGAATACCCTCCACACTTTCTCTTTCTCTACATATATAGCTGAAATTGTGAAGGATTAAGTGCTTAAATATTGTAGCACTACTACAAAAAGcacttttttaatatttaattttaaaaaaaaaacatttgaaaaTTATACTGGCTGTTATGCATAGCTATCAGGCACAAACACAAAGAGAGCAAgaattcaaactcgtgacctgaTGGATACGAGTGTGGATTCCTTGCTATAGTTTTAAGACAAGCCATAATTGATATAATAGCAATAGGGGTCCAAACTACATTATTGAAACTACAGAAATTAGTGCAATACATATTATTTGAAAAACATCCCCGAGGCAGTAGGTGCAAATTAAGTAGAAATTCCCAAGTCAAGTCCAGAAGGAAAACCCAACAAGGAAAAACACCCTATTTCGGGGTACATTCTTTTATGATCAGATCCCCTCCCATAAGCTGGCCAGTAACTTCAAACACTTCTACAGGACCATCCACCTTCATAGCTCGAAAC from Ipomoea triloba cultivar NCNSP0323 chromosome 7, ASM357664v1 encodes:
- the LOC116024645 gene encoding shikimate O-hydroxycinnamoyltransferase-like, translating into MASEKFKISIKESTMVKPAKPTPAKRLWNSNLDLIVGRIHLLTVYFYRPNGSPNFFDSKVMKEALSNVLVSFYPMAGRLARDGEGRIEIDCNEEGVLFVEAESDACVDDFGDFTPSLELRKFIPTVDTSGDISSFPLIIFQVTRFKCGGVCLGTGVFHTLSDGVSSLHFINTWSDMARGLSVAIPPFIDRTLLRARDPPTPAFEHSEYDQPPKLKSVPESKRGSSASTTMLKITPEQLALLKTKSKHEGSTYEILAAHIWRCACKARGLTDDQSTKLYVATDGRSRLCPPLPPGYLGNVVFTATPMAESGELQSEPLTNSAKRIHSALSRMDDEYLRSALDFLECQPDLSKLIRGSNYFASPNLNINSWTRLPVHESDFGWGRPIHMGPACILYEGTVYILPSPNKDRTLSLAVCLDAEHMPLFKEFLYDF